One part of the Lapillicoccus jejuensis genome encodes these proteins:
- a CDS encoding PadR family transcriptional regulator has protein sequence MSVRNGILALLDEEPMYGARLRAEFEARTGGTWPLNVGQVYTTLARLERDGLVEPLGGSTGPVPAGDEPAGPGGTTYGLTEAGRREARGWWATPVSREGAPRDELVIKLALAVTAPGVDVAQVVQTQRTATLTHLRDLTRLKARVPGDPEAADLAWSLVLEHHLFTAEAEARWLDHVESRLARRAAQGPAPAAVPAPEPAEPVRGGGR, from the coding sequence ATGTCCGTCCGCAACGGCATCCTCGCGCTGCTCGACGAGGAACCGATGTACGGCGCCCGGCTGCGCGCCGAGTTCGAGGCGCGCACCGGCGGCACCTGGCCGCTCAACGTGGGACAGGTCTACACGACCCTCGCCCGGCTCGAGCGGGACGGGCTGGTCGAGCCGCTCGGGGGCTCGACCGGACCGGTCCCGGCGGGGGACGAGCCCGCCGGACCGGGCGGGACGACGTACGGGCTCACCGAGGCGGGCCGGCGCGAGGCGCGGGGCTGGTGGGCGACTCCCGTCAGCCGCGAGGGGGCGCCGCGCGACGAGCTCGTCATCAAGCTCGCCCTCGCGGTGACCGCGCCGGGCGTCGACGTCGCGCAGGTCGTCCAGACCCAGCGCACGGCGACCCTGACCCACCTGCGCGACCTCACCCGGCTCAAAGCCCGGGTGCCCGGCGACCCCGAGGCGGCCGACCTGGCCTGGTCGCTCGTCCTCGAGCACCACCTGTTCACCGCGGAGGCCGAGGCGCGGTGGCTCGACCACGTCGAGTCGCGGCTCGCCCGCCGGGCGGCCCAGGGCCCGGCGCCGGCGGCCGTGCCCGCGCCGGAGCCGGCCGAGCCGGTCCGAGGGGGCGGGCGATGA
- a CDS encoding NAD(P)H-quinone oxidoreductase, with protein MKAITVPQPGGPDALVLADVPDPEPDAGEVLVEVVAAGVNRADVMQRQGFYDPPPGASPYPGLEVSGRVVALGAGDTGGWRVGDEVCALLSGGGYAERVAVPAGQLLPVPDGVGLVEAAALPEVASTVWSNLVMTARLREGETLLVHGGSSGIGTMAIQVARQLGARVAVTAGSAEKLEACRALGADVLVNYRDDDFVARVREETDGRGADVVLDVIGAKYLARNIEVLARDGRLVVIGLQGGTKAEVDLGAMLAKRATLHATALRSRSLEAKAGIVAQVREHVWPMVMSGAVKPIVHGTFPLAEAGRAQQVMEDSSHVGKLLLTT; from the coding sequence ATGAAGGCCATCACCGTCCCGCAACCCGGCGGCCCCGACGCGCTCGTTCTCGCCGACGTCCCCGACCCCGAGCCCGACGCCGGCGAGGTCCTCGTCGAGGTCGTCGCCGCCGGCGTCAACCGGGCTGACGTCATGCAGCGGCAGGGGTTCTACGACCCGCCGCCCGGCGCGTCGCCGTACCCCGGCCTGGAGGTGAGCGGCCGCGTCGTCGCGCTCGGCGCGGGCGACACCGGCGGCTGGCGGGTCGGCGACGAGGTCTGCGCGCTGCTGAGCGGCGGCGGGTACGCCGAGAGGGTCGCCGTCCCGGCCGGGCAGCTGCTGCCGGTGCCCGACGGGGTCGGGCTCGTCGAGGCGGCGGCGCTGCCGGAGGTCGCCTCGACGGTCTGGTCGAACCTCGTCATGACCGCGCGCCTCCGCGAGGGCGAGACCCTCCTGGTCCACGGCGGGTCCTCCGGCATCGGGACGATGGCCATCCAGGTCGCGAGGCAGCTCGGCGCCCGGGTCGCGGTCACCGCGGGGTCGGCCGAGAAGCTCGAGGCGTGCCGCGCGCTCGGCGCCGACGTCCTCGTCAACTACCGCGACGACGACTTCGTCGCGCGGGTGCGCGAGGAGACGGACGGTCGCGGCGCCGACGTCGTGCTCGACGTCATCGGCGCGAAGTACCTGGCCCGCAACATCGAGGTCCTCGCGCGCGACGGCCGACTCGTCGTCATCGGTCTGCAGGGCGGCACCAAGGCCGAGGTCGACCTCGGCGCGATGCTCGCCAAGCGCGCCACCCTGCACGCGACGGCGCTGCGCAGCCGTTCGCTCGAGGCCAAGGCGGGGATCGTCGCGCAGGTGCGCGAGCACGTGTGGCCGATGGTCATGAGCGGCGCGGTGAAGCCGATCGTCCACGGGACGTTCCCGCTCGCCGAGGCCGGCCGCGCCCAGCAGGTCATGGAGGACTCGTCGCACGTCGGCAAGCTGCTGCTCACCACCTGA
- a CDS encoding SDR family oxidoreductase — protein MTTIAITAATGQLGRLVLDALLTRVPASDVVAVVRDGAKAADLAERGVDVRVASYDDPAALTAAFAGVDRLLFVSGNEFGSREQQHRNVVAAAKEAGVGHVAYTSVLAAPTSTLPVAPDHVVTEQVLAESGLPHTFLRNGWYHENYLGAPEQAKATGTVLTSAGDGRVASAARADYAEAAAVVLTTPVADLPEVYELSGDEAWTQDDLAAVLSRVTGTPVTVTRVDADGQREALTAAGVPEGGVFFAVATDAGTARGDLALQTGDLSRLIGRPTATLEQTLRTAS, from the coding sequence ATGACCACGATCGCCATCACCGCCGCCACCGGCCAGCTCGGCCGCCTCGTCCTCGACGCGCTGCTCACCCGCGTCCCCGCCTCCGACGTCGTCGCCGTCGTCCGCGACGGCGCCAAGGCCGCTGATCTCGCCGAGCGCGGGGTCGACGTCCGCGTCGCGTCGTACGACGACCCGGCGGCCCTCACCGCCGCCTTCGCCGGCGTCGACCGCCTGCTCTTCGTCTCGGGCAACGAGTTCGGCAGCCGCGAGCAGCAGCACCGCAACGTCGTCGCCGCCGCGAAGGAGGCCGGCGTCGGGCACGTGGCCTACACGAGCGTCCTCGCCGCCCCCACCTCGACGCTGCCCGTCGCGCCCGACCACGTCGTCACCGAGCAGGTCCTCGCCGAGAGCGGCCTGCCGCACACCTTCCTGCGCAACGGCTGGTACCACGAGAACTACCTCGGCGCGCCCGAGCAGGCCAAGGCCACCGGCACCGTGCTGACGAGCGCCGGCGACGGCCGGGTCGCGAGCGCCGCCCGCGCCGACTACGCCGAGGCCGCCGCCGTCGTCCTCACCACGCCGGTCGCCGACCTGCCGGAGGTCTACGAGCTCTCCGGTGACGAGGCCTGGACGCAGGACGACCTCGCCGCCGTCCTCTCGCGCGTGACCGGCACGCCGGTGACCGTCACCCGCGTCGACGCCGACGGCCAGCGCGAGGCGCTGACCGCGGCCGGCGTCCCCGAGGGCGGCGTCTTCTTCGCCGTCGCGACCGACGCGGGCACCGCCCGCGGCGACCTGGCCCTGCAGACCGGCGACCTGTCGCGCCTCATCGGCCGCCCGACCGCGACCCTCGAGCAGACCCTCCGTACGGCGTCCTGA
- a CDS encoding pyridoxal phosphate-dependent aminotransferase — MREIVQSRKLQGVRYDVRGPILVEAQRLEAEGHKILKLNIGNTAPFGFEAPEAIVADMVRHLPEAQGYSDSRGIYSARTAVAQYYQSRGLTDVVVDDVFIGNGVSELISMVLTAFVDDGNEVLVPAPDYPLWTGAVTLAGGTPVHYRCDEENGWDPDLADVEAKITPNTHALVVINPNNPTGAVYSEATVRGLVDIARRHQLVLMADEIYEKIIFDDAVHHHVATFAGDDVLCLTFSGLSKAYRACGYRAGWVMVSGPKHMAADFLEGLTLLANMRMCANVPGQHAIQTALGGYQSIHELVVPGGRFYEQTQLAADLLNKIDGVSCVTPRGALYCFPRLDPAVHRIHDDQRFVIDLLRAKKLLVTHGTGFNWFAPDHFRLVCLPDEDVLTEAIGRIGEFLETYSQDD, encoded by the coding sequence ATGCGGGAGATCGTCCAGAGCCGGAAGCTGCAGGGCGTGCGCTACGACGTGCGCGGACCGATCCTCGTGGAGGCCCAGCGGCTCGAGGCCGAGGGGCACAAGATCCTCAAGCTCAACATCGGCAACACGGCGCCGTTCGGGTTCGAGGCGCCCGAGGCCATCGTCGCCGACATGGTCCGCCACCTGCCCGAGGCGCAGGGCTACAGCGACAGCCGCGGGATCTACTCGGCGCGCACGGCGGTCGCGCAGTACTACCAGTCGCGCGGGCTGACCGACGTCGTCGTCGACGACGTCTTCATCGGCAACGGGGTCAGCGAGCTCATCTCGATGGTGCTCACCGCCTTCGTCGACGACGGCAACGAGGTGCTCGTGCCGGCGCCGGACTATCCGCTGTGGACCGGCGCGGTGACCCTCGCCGGCGGGACGCCGGTGCACTACCGGTGCGACGAGGAGAACGGGTGGGACCCCGACCTCGCCGACGTCGAGGCCAAGATCACCCCGAACACCCACGCGCTCGTCGTCATCAACCCCAACAACCCGACCGGTGCCGTCTACAGCGAGGCGACGGTGCGCGGGCTCGTGGACATCGCCCGGCGGCACCAGCTCGTCCTCATGGCCGACGAGATCTACGAGAAGATCATCTTCGACGACGCGGTCCACCACCACGTCGCGACGTTCGCCGGCGACGACGTCCTGTGCCTGACCTTCTCGGGGCTGTCCAAGGCCTATCGCGCGTGCGGCTACCGCGCCGGCTGGGTCATGGTGTCCGGTCCCAAGCACATGGCGGCCGACTTCCTCGAGGGCCTGACCCTGCTGGCCAACATGCGGATGTGCGCCAACGTCCCCGGCCAGCACGCCATCCAGACGGCGCTCGGCGGCTACCAGTCGATCCACGAGCTCGTCGTCCCCGGTGGCCGGTTCTACGAGCAGACCCAGCTCGCCGCCGACCTGCTCAACAAGATCGACGGGGTCTCGTGCGTCACGCCGAGGGGCGCCCTGTACTGCTTCCCGCGACTGGACCCGGCGGTGCACCGGATCCACGACGACCAGCGCTTCGTCATCGACCTGCTGCGGGCCAAGAAGCTGCTCGTCACCCACGGCACCGGGTTCAACTGGTTCGCGCCGGACCACTTCCGGCTCGTCTGCCTCCCGGACGAGGACGTCCTCACCGAGGCGATCGGGCGGATCGGCGAGTTCCTCGAGACCTACTCCCAGGACGACTGA
- the mobA gene encoding molybdenum cofactor guanylyltransferase codes for MTGGAVTALVVAGGASTRYGADKLAEPLGATTVLGHLVNTLPPDWAVVVVGERRPLPRDVTWVRDEPPGGGPLAGIAAGSGAVTTEALVVVGGDMPLAAPGAVALAQALDGAPYDVAAVAAALEHARAHPLLVAWRTAALRAALPADPRDGRVRAVLDAVPYRLLDVGADPVLDVDTPAALDLVRRRLDA; via the coding sequence ATGACCGGTGGTGCGGTGACGGCGCTCGTCGTCGCGGGTGGCGCGTCCACCCGGTACGGCGCCGACAAGCTCGCCGAGCCGCTCGGCGCGACGACGGTGCTCGGGCACCTCGTCAACACCCTGCCGCCGGACTGGGCGGTCGTCGTGGTCGGCGAGCGTCGCCCGCTCCCGCGCGACGTCACGTGGGTCCGCGACGAGCCGCCGGGCGGCGGCCCGCTGGCCGGCATCGCGGCCGGCTCGGGGGCCGTGACCACGGAGGCGCTCGTCGTCGTCGGCGGCGACATGCCGCTCGCCGCCCCCGGGGCGGTCGCCCTCGCGCAGGCCCTCGACGGGGCGCCGTACGACGTCGCGGCGGTGGCTGCCGCGCTCGAGCACGCCCGGGCGCACCCGCTGCTCGTCGCATGGCGGACGGCGGCGCTGCGCGCGGCCCTGCCGGCCGACCCCCGCGACGGCCGGGTGCGCGCCGTGCTCGACGCCGTCCCGTACCGCCTGCTCGACGTCGGGGCGGACCCCGTCCTCGACGTCGACACCCCCGCCGCGCTCGACCTCGTCCGCCGTAGGTTGGACGCATGA
- a CDS encoding winged helix-turn-helix transcriptional regulator, producing MDQPAYDVFSTRCPSRRTLEVVTGRWGTLTLAALRDGSHRFGELRRRVDGVSEKMLSQTLKALEADGLVARTDHGSVPPRVDYALTEQGRVVADAVVGLIDAVYEVQPALPEAVER from the coding sequence ATGGACCAGCCGGCGTACGACGTCTTCAGCACCCGGTGCCCGTCCCGGCGGACCCTCGAGGTCGTCACCGGTCGTTGGGGCACGCTCACCCTCGCCGCCCTGCGCGACGGGTCGCACCGCTTCGGCGAGCTGCGCCGCCGGGTCGACGGCGTGAGCGAGAAGATGCTCAGCCAGACCCTCAAGGCGCTCGAGGCCGACGGCCTCGTCGCCCGCACCGACCACGGCAGCGTCCCGCCGCGGGTCGACTACGCCCTGACCGAGCAGGGACGGGTCGTCGCCGACGCGGTCGTCGGGCTCATCGACGCGGTCTACGAGGTGCAGCCGGCGCTGCCGGAGGCCGTCGAGCGCTGA
- a CDS encoding ABC transporter ATP-binding protein has protein sequence MSEVALSLVGVSRVHGSGDTAVRALDGVSLDLHLGELVAVMGPSGSGKSTLLTVAGALDRPTAGSVLVHGTDTGSLSARDLARLRRRRIGVVFQDLNLVPSLTAAENVALPLELDGDRARHARRQALDALDQLGLRALADRFPDQLSGGQQQRVAICRALVGRRRIVLADEPTGALDTETGDEVLAVLRRRCDEGAAGLLVTHEARHAAWADRVVFLRDGRVVDSTGASTGPESLLATVPGRG, from the coding sequence ATGAGCGAGGTCGCCCTCTCCCTCGTCGGCGTCTCGCGGGTCCACGGCAGCGGCGACACCGCCGTCCGCGCCCTCGACGGCGTCAGCCTCGACCTGCACCTCGGCGAGCTCGTCGCCGTCATGGGCCCGAGCGGCTCCGGCAAGTCGACCCTCCTGACGGTGGCCGGCGCCCTCGACCGGCCGACGGCGGGCAGCGTCCTCGTCCACGGGACCGACACCGGGTCGCTGTCGGCACGCGACCTCGCCCGGCTGCGCCGGCGCCGGATCGGCGTCGTCTTCCAGGACCTCAACCTCGTGCCCAGCCTCACCGCCGCCGAGAACGTCGCGCTCCCGCTCGAGCTCGACGGGGACCGCGCCCGCCACGCGCGCCGCCAGGCCCTCGACGCCCTCGACCAGCTGGGCCTGCGAGCGCTGGCCGACCGGTTCCCCGACCAGCTGTCCGGCGGGCAGCAGCAGCGGGTCGCGATCTGCCGGGCCCTCGTCGGGCGCCGCCGGATCGTCCTCGCCGACGAGCCCACCGGGGCGCTCGACACGGAGACGGGCGACGAGGTCCTGGCCGTGCTGCGCCGACGGTGCGACGAGGGAGCCGCGGGGCTGCTCGTCACCCACGAGGCGCGGCACGCGGCCTGGGCCGACCGGGTCGTGTTCCTGCGCGACGGCCGCGTCGTCGACTCGACCGGCGCGAGCACCGGCCCGGAGTCGCTGCTCGCGACCGTCCCCGGCCGCGGGTGA
- a CDS encoding DUF4190 domain-containing protein, with amino-acid sequence MTTPQDSRPGEPLPSYHRDPASVTNARTGPAVAAFVVGVFSVVAVWPLGPLAIVLANRALRAVDAGEVPADQRTLAVVGRVLGIVGTVLLGLAVVALVVALVFFLAVASRSQAGT; translated from the coding sequence ATGACCACGCCGCAGGACTCCCGTCCCGGGGAGCCGCTGCCGTCCTACCACCGCGACCCGGCGTCCGTCACGAACGCGCGCACCGGTCCGGCCGTGGCGGCGTTCGTCGTCGGTGTCTTCTCGGTCGTCGCGGTGTGGCCGCTCGGGCCTCTCGCCATCGTCCTGGCCAACCGCGCCCTGCGCGCGGTCGACGCCGGTGAGGTGCCGGCGGACCAGCGCACCCTCGCCGTCGTGGGCCGGGTCCTCGGGATCGTCGGCACGGTCCTGCTCGGGCTCGCCGTCGTCGCGCTCGTCGTCGCGCTCGTGTTCTTCCTCGCCGTGGCCTCGCGCTCGCAGGCCGGGACCTGA
- the mptB gene encoding polyprenol phosphomannose-dependent alpha 1,6 mannosyltransferase MptB produces the protein MALPQLRPSQVGGSTRTWRATGTAASLVLAAASWGCAAVPHEYSPVVWPGLVPWRAEGGSNLAALLVVLATAVLLYAWWALRDRLDTARAVRVTTAWWGAPLVLSAPLFSRDVWSYAAQGLLLHTGGDPYTQGVRGLPSPWVESVARTWLDTPAPYGPVFLDLARAVAALSGGHLLLALLLLRLLAVAAVAVLVLAVPALAARLGAGPAAAARAGWLGALAPLGLTHLVSGAHNDALMAAGLVLAALLAADRRWLGALVVVALAAAVKAPAAVAVPFLALLWAAAPGRSTAAVVGRTVAGSLAAAAVFALVSLASGLGFGWVRALSTPGLASTWLSVPTAWGTVAGWVASAAGGDGAAVADRATALLRLIAYGVLAVLLVVLFVQALHHRDDRAAVLRRAGWAVLAVALLSGSFYPWYLLWALPLLAAALAPGDPGRDTRRDTGREAAGRRTGTGLALLAAALSVAVLPGGYSLAYSTTSVGAPLMVLLSLVLLALVARTAARHVRSRVR, from the coding sequence GTGGCCCTCCCGCAGCTGCGCCCGTCGCAGGTCGGCGGGTCCACCCGCACCTGGCGCGCGACCGGCACGGCCGCCTCGCTCGTCCTCGCCGCCGCCTCGTGGGGGTGCGCGGCGGTGCCGCACGAGTACTCCCCCGTCGTCTGGCCGGGCCTGGTCCCGTGGCGCGCCGAGGGCGGGTCGAACCTCGCCGCCCTGCTCGTCGTCCTCGCCACCGCCGTCCTGCTCTACGCGTGGTGGGCGCTGCGCGACCGGCTCGACACCGCCCGCGCGGTGCGCGTCACGACGGCCTGGTGGGGCGCCCCGCTCGTGCTCAGCGCGCCGCTCTTCAGCCGGGACGTGTGGTCGTACGCCGCCCAGGGCCTGCTGCTGCACACCGGCGGCGACCCCTACACCCAGGGCGTCCGGGGTCTGCCCTCCCCCTGGGTGGAGAGCGTCGCGCGGACCTGGCTGGACACCCCGGCGCCGTACGGGCCGGTCTTCCTCGACCTCGCCCGCGCCGTCGCCGCGCTCTCCGGCGGCCACCTGCTGCTCGCACTGCTCCTGCTGCGGCTGCTCGCCGTCGCCGCCGTCGCCGTGCTCGTCCTCGCCGTACCCGCCCTGGCCGCCCGGCTCGGGGCGGGACCGGCCGCCGCCGCCCGCGCCGGGTGGCTCGGCGCCCTCGCCCCACTGGGCCTGACCCACCTGGTCTCCGGCGCCCACAACGACGCGCTCATGGCGGCCGGGCTCGTCCTCGCCGCGCTGCTCGCCGCCGACCGGCGGTGGCTCGGCGCCCTCGTCGTCGTCGCGCTCGCCGCCGCGGTCAAGGCCCCGGCCGCGGTGGCCGTCCCGTTCCTCGCGCTGCTGTGGGCGGCCGCCCCGGGGCGGTCCACGGCCGCGGTCGTGGGGCGGACGGTGGCCGGATCCCTCGCCGCCGCAGCGGTGTTCGCGCTGGTCAGCCTGGCGAGCGGGCTCGGCTTCGGCTGGGTGCGGGCGCTGTCGACGCCGGGTCTGGCGAGCACGTGGCTGTCGGTGCCGACCGCCTGGGGGACCGTCGCCGGGTGGGTCGCGAGCGCCGCCGGCGGCGACGGGGCGGCGGTCGCCGACCGCGCCACCGCCCTTCTGCGGCTCATCGCGTACGGCGTCCTCGCCGTCCTGCTCGTCGTGCTCTTCGTCCAGGCGCTGCACCACCGCGACGACCGGGCCGCGGTCCTGCGGCGGGCCGGCTGGGCGGTGCTCGCCGTCGCGCTGCTGTCCGGGTCGTTCTACCCGTGGTACCTGCTGTGGGCGCTGCCCCTGCTGGCCGCGGCGCTCGCGCCGGGCGACCCCGGGCGCGACACCCGACGCGACACCGGACGGGAGGCGGCGGGGCGTCGTACGGGCACGGGGCTGGCGCTGCTCGCGGCCGCGCTCTCCGTCGCCGTGCTGCCCGGCGGCTACTCGCTCGCGTACTCGACCACGTCGGTCGGGGCGCCGCTCATGGTGCTGCTCAGCCTCGTCCTGCTCGCGCTCGTGGCGCGGACCGCTGCCCGACACGTGAGATCTCGCGTCCGCTGA
- a CDS encoding ABC transporter permease, with product MTSRRGARPAGADWRASWRLALRMGRRDVRRHRGRSLLIGVLVLLPVAALVVVSTLAATSSLSADERLALDTGSAGAALVLDHDATEPLPGWSTGHEAQAVRRLLGGRVTVVSSGQVTARQGRRDVPVDVLGVDGAVDAHGRAALTSGRWPRTADEVLVTPVGRQAGLPESGSLTVRTGADATRTLTVVGTGTGLVVFGSVNLGPAGLVALPSVGPGALAPQSGSAAPELLLTRDHAVTVAERTRLDAAGLRVLDRQDGSAPPRTSGDASDPSTLALWTGVGSTILLLLTGLLAGPAFAIGAIRQRHALALLAVTGATTRQLRRTVLGQALVLGVLGAGTGGALGLGVSAALVATLRARDPRAWWQPYDVPWPAILVALTLAVAGSVVSALLPARGLGRLDVVRVLRGQLVSPRLHRGLPVVGLVLLVPGTVGLCLAAARSETGGTDSTTITLLVVGGTVLLLLGALGVIPGLLVLTGRLLRGAPVAVRMAVRDAARQRGRATPTVLAVCVVSAALCAVAVLAASSTEHDRRSYVPRFADGAGQVLAGPDDTTWDTAAGRADLAALVREVDPHLRLLDLGTVSTDPGVTQGRPGTPTRLVVGLRPGCSAAQAAAALDPMSSAPVPGCLAPASLPGAEHGGIAVVDATYAARVLGLDEASARLLAQGGLVAADGDGRPAGPIATGPGEPAMIGSGDAALPVVDGGVLVADGPLRTAPASATGEPLPTVFAGTPRLVRLAAASAPRARFAALAGSGAVVTPETAARFGWSHPAGASLVVDDRGPMDAATEAALGAALDRASPGARIDVERGYDASSNGLATSIVLLVAGFLVLVATLVATGLSQAEAEPLGLTMSAVGATRGTRRRLAAAQAATLSLVGMLFGVALGLAPGVVMALSATTPREGDTLPVPSVVVVPWPTLSLVLVLVPTLAALVALATVRRDVGAAPRVA from the coding sequence GTGACCTCGCGACGCGGCGCCCGCCCGGCCGGAGCCGACTGGCGCGCGTCCTGGCGGCTGGCCCTGCGGATGGGTCGGCGCGACGTCCGTCGCCACCGCGGACGCAGCCTGCTCATCGGCGTCCTCGTCCTGCTCCCCGTCGCCGCGCTCGTCGTCGTGTCCACCCTGGCGGCCACCAGCTCGCTGTCCGCCGACGAGCGCCTCGCGCTCGACACCGGCTCGGCCGGCGCCGCCCTCGTGCTCGACCACGACGCGACCGAGCCGCTGCCCGGGTGGTCGACCGGCCACGAGGCCCAGGCGGTGCGACGGCTGCTGGGCGGCCGGGTCACAGTCGTCAGCTCGGGCCAGGTGACGGCCCGCCAGGGCCGCCGCGACGTCCCCGTCGACGTGCTCGGGGTCGACGGCGCCGTCGACGCGCACGGTCGGGCCGCCCTCACCTCCGGGCGCTGGCCCCGCACGGCCGACGAGGTCCTCGTCACCCCGGTCGGCCGTCAGGCGGGCCTGCCGGAGTCCGGGAGCCTCACCGTGCGGACCGGCGCCGACGCGACCCGGACGCTGACGGTCGTCGGGACGGGGACCGGGCTGGTCGTCTTCGGCAGCGTCAACCTGGGTCCCGCCGGGCTGGTCGCCCTCCCGTCCGTCGGACCCGGCGCCCTCGCCCCCCAGTCGGGCTCCGCGGCCCCGGAGCTCCTGCTCACCCGGGACCACGCCGTCACCGTCGCCGAACGGACCCGGCTGGACGCCGCCGGCCTGCGGGTCCTCGACCGGCAGGACGGGTCGGCGCCGCCCCGCACCTCCGGGGACGCGTCCGACCCGTCGACCCTCGCCCTGTGGACGGGCGTCGGCTCGACGATCCTGCTGCTGCTCACGGGCCTGCTCGCCGGTCCGGCCTTCGCCATCGGCGCGATCCGTCAGCGGCACGCCCTGGCCCTGCTCGCGGTGACCGGGGCGACGACGCGGCAGCTGCGCCGGACGGTGCTCGGGCAGGCCCTCGTCCTCGGTGTCCTGGGGGCGGGCACCGGCGGCGCCCTCGGCCTCGGGGTCTCCGCGGCGCTGGTCGCGACGCTCCGGGCGCGGGACCCGCGCGCGTGGTGGCAGCCGTACGACGTCCCGTGGCCGGCGATCCTCGTCGCACTCACCCTCGCCGTGGCCGGCTCGGTCGTCTCGGCGCTCCTGCCGGCCCGGGGCCTCGGGCGGCTCGACGTCGTCCGGGTGCTGCGCGGGCAGCTCGTCAGCCCCCGGCTGCACCGCGGCCTGCCGGTGGTGGGTCTGGTCCTGCTCGTGCCCGGCACGGTGGGGCTCTGCCTGGCCGCCGCCCGCTCCGAGACCGGCGGGACCGACAGCACGACGATCACCCTGCTCGTCGTCGGAGGGACGGTGCTGCTGCTCCTCGGTGCGCTCGGCGTCATCCCCGGTCTGCTCGTCCTCACCGGCCGCCTCCTGCGCGGCGCGCCGGTGGCCGTCCGCATGGCGGTGCGCGACGCCGCAAGGCAGCGGGGCCGCGCCACCCCGACCGTGCTCGCCGTCTGCGTGGTCAGCGCCGCGCTCTGCGCCGTGGCGGTGCTCGCCGCCAGCAGCACCGAGCACGACCGCCGCAGCTACGTCCCGCGGTTCGCCGACGGCGCGGGTCAGGTCCTCGCCGGTCCCGACGACACGACCTGGGACACCGCCGCCGGTCGGGCGGACCTCGCCGCGCTCGTGCGCGAGGTCGACCCGCACCTGCGTCTGCTCGACCTCGGCACCGTGTCCACCGACCCCGGGGTCACGCAGGGCCGACCCGGGACCCCCACCCGTCTCGTCGTCGGCCTGCGGCCCGGGTGCTCGGCGGCGCAGGCCGCGGCGGCCCTCGACCCGATGTCCTCCGCTCCCGTCCCGGGCTGCCTCGCCCCGGCCAGCCTCCCCGGCGCGGAGCACGGCGGGATCGCCGTCGTCGACGCGACGTACGCCGCCCGTGTGCTGGGGCTCGACGAGGCCAGCGCTCGGCTGCTCGCGCAGGGCGGGCTCGTCGCCGCGGACGGCGACGGCAGACCGGCGGGTCCGATCGCGACCGGGCCCGGCGAGCCGGCGATGATCGGGTCGGGCGACGCCGCCCTCCCCGTCGTCGACGGAGGCGTCCTGGTGGCCGACGGCCCGCTCCGGACGGCGCCCGCCTCGGCCACGGGTGAGCCGCTTCCGACCGTGTTCGCCGGCACCCCGCGGCTCGTGCGGCTCGCGGCGGCCTCCGCGCCGCGGGCGCGCTTCGCCGCCCTCGCGGGGTCCGGGGCCGTGGTCACCCCCGAGACCGCCGCGCGTTTCGGGTGGTCGCACCCGGCCGGTGCGTCCCTCGTCGTCGACGACCGCGGCCCGATGGACGCGGCGACCGAGGCCGCGCTGGGCGCCGCGCTGGACCGCGCCTCGCCGGGCGCTCGGATCGACGTCGAGCGCGGGTACGACGCCTCGTCGAACGGCCTCGCCACGTCCATCGTCCTGCTCGTCGCGGGGTTCCTCGTCCTCGTCGCCACCTTGGTCGCCACCGGGCTGTCGCAGGCGGAGGCCGAACCGCTCGGGCTGACGATGAGCGCCGTCGGCGCCACCCGCGGCACGCGTCGCCGGCTCGCCGCCGCCCAGGCCGCCACCCTGAGCCTGGTCGGGATGCTGTTCGGGGTGGCGCTCGGCCTCGCGCCCGGGGTCGTGATGGCCCTGTCGGCCACGACCCCGCGCGAGGGGGACACCCTGCCCGTGCCGTCCGTGGTGGTGGTCCCGTGGCCGACCCTGTCGCTCGTCCTCGTCCTCGTCCCGACCCTGGCGGCGCTCGTCGCCCTGGCGACGGTCCGACGCGACGTCGGCGCCGCGCCCCGCGTCGCCTGA